One Terriglobia bacterium genomic window, GATGAAAAGCACTCAGGAAAAACCTGATTTAAGAAGGTAAAAACCTTACATTGATGCGCAACAGTCTGAACTCTGCGAGCAACACGATGGTCGATGCCGCCGCGCGCCGCCGGCGTATTCATGTTTGCTTGCAGACGCGCTCTATGACCGCCCTCATTGGGGTACGAATGGCAGAGTTGGCCGCCTCAGCTCTGCTCGGCGCAGTGAGGTCAAAGAGTAGCCGGGTTCAATTGAGAATCGGATTCAGACGGTAAGCAGAGCTATTGGCGGTGGCGGCCGACGATGTTTTCGATGACGGTTACCAGCTCAGAGTATTCGAGGGGCTTCGCCACATGCATCTCGTACCCCGAGCGGAGCACGCGCAAGCGATCCTCGGTCCCGGCATACGCTGTGAGCGCGACAGCGGGAGTCCGTCCTCCACGGTCTGCGGGCAGGGTCCGGAGCGTCTGCATTAACTGATAGCCATCCGTGCCGGGCATCCCGATATCTGCGACGATCAAATCGAATTTCGATTCGTTCAGTGCTGCGAGAGCGCGTTCGGCGGAGGGAGCAACTGTTACGCTGGCTCCGGATCTTTCGAGCATGATCTTAACGAGATCGCGCGCATCGGGTTCATCGTCGACAGCAAGCACGCTGAGGCCTTTCAGCCGGTCCGAAGATTCAACATCCGGCAGCGCATTGCGGATGGCTTCGGGCCGGACGGCCTTGCCGGAATTGGGGCGATCGTGGCGTGAGACAAGCGGGAGTTTTACAATGAACGTCGCACCCTGTCCCTCTCCCTGACTATAGGCGTGGACCTCTCCTCCGTGAAGTTCGACCAGGTGCCGGACAATACTGAGACCGAGGCCGAGCCCTCCATGCGAGCGCGTGATGGTCGAGTCCGCCTGACGGAAGCGGTCGAAAACAAGCGGCAGAAAGTCCTGCGTAATGCCCTTCCCTGTATCCGCCACGACGATTTCAGCGTCGGATCCGAGGCGCCCGAGGCGTACTTCAATGGCCCCGCCGCGCGACGTGAACTTGATAGCGTTGGATACGAGATTCCAGACAATCTGCTGCAGGCGGTCGGCATCGGCGGAAATCTCACCAACCGCCGTGTTCAAAAGTTTAGTTATCCGGACGCCCTTCGCTCCGGCGGCAGGCTCGAGCGCGTCAATCGCGGCGTTGATATAGGCTACCGGATCGATAATGCGGACATCCAGACGGAGCTTACCTGTGATAATCCGTGAAACATCGAGCAGGTCTTCAATGAGTTGCTTCTGAGCCCGCGCGTTCCGCTCGATCGTCTCCAGCGCGGCATTGATTTGTTCGGACTCGAAAGCTCCGGAACGTAGAATGCTGGCCCATCCCAATATCGCATTCAGCGGCGTGCGCAATTCGTGAGACACGGTAGCCAGGAATTCGTCCTTCAGCCGATTGGCAGCTTCAGCTTCGGCACGCGCCCTCCGTTCCATGACGAGCAGTGCTTCCCGTCTTTCGTGATGCTTTTGTGAAGTCAGGTCCGTAATCAGCGCACCGAGAGCAGCGCCACTATCGGGAGGCAGCCTGTTGAATGTGATCAGAACAGGTATTGGAACGTTGTCTGCCCGTTGAATACGCACTTCGCCCTGGCTCGGCCCGCTTTTTCCCTTCTGGAGCGAATCCTGATATAACAAGCGGTCTTCGGCGAGGATTGCTTCGGTTAGAGGAAGGCCGATCAGTTCCTCCTGCTGCCTTCCGAGCATTTCCGCGAATCGCAAATTGCTGTATAAGACGGTTCCGTTATCATCCAGCGTTATTGCACCCTGCTGCATCTCCTCCACGAGCAGACGGTAAGGGCGGTCGGCGCTTTCAAGCGTGTAAATGCGATGTCCTGCCGGCGCCTGCACGACCAGGGCGTCGACGTCGCCGCTTTGTATTGCGCGGAGCGTCTCCTCGGCTTCTTCCAGCCGGCGCCGCAATTCGGCGATCTCTTCGTTGACCGTATCGCTTTCGGGACGCTTATATCGCAAGCTCATGATTCAGTCTTCCGGCGCAAATCCAACCCCAACAACACCCGCTCCTCATCCGAGAGATTGCCGACGAACCGGCGCAGCGGTTTGGGCAGCTCCTTGATCAATGTAGGAACGGCGATGATTTGTTCGTCTTTCGCAAGACTGGGATTCTTATAAATATCGATTACTTCCAGTATATAACGGCCATGAAGGTGTTCCTCGCAGATGGCTCGGATCGTCGCAAGAGCCTCCATCGAGCGGGCGGTCATTCCGGTCAAATACAGCCGCAGGACATACTTTTCGTTCGAAGCATCTTTCAGAGCCTGCTCGAACTCCTTGGTCGCCTTGTATTTCTTCCCCGGCGCCATTACTGGGCTCCCGGCGAACCGGCGCCGGGCCTTCCGGGCCTGAGCTGCAAGCCGATCAACGTTCGTTCTGTATTGCTCAGGTCGCCAACGATTTTGCGCAGCGGTTCGGGAAGTTTTCGCACCAGCGTCGGAATAGCCACAATCTCATCGCCTGCGGCGAGTTGAGGATTCTCCAGAAGATCGATGACCTCGATCGAATATTGTCCCGGCAGGTACTCTTCGCAGATCTTTTTCAAATTGGAAAATGCAAACAATGACTTTGGCGACCGGCCGGCAACATACAACCGGAGTTCCCAGGGGAACTCTTTGGCAGCCCCGGCGCGTCCGGCGGGTTTCGATGGTTTCCTGTCTTTCATTTGCGGCGGCCCCGGCGCGGGAGGTGGAGATCTTCCGCGTCTCGATCTGCCTGACGGCTGACCGACATGCGTTCGCGGTCGTCTTGAACAACCTGTTCCTGACTCTTGAGTTGTTCGATCAGGCGCGCGGCCTCTGCCTCTTCGACTTCAAATTCCTTTCGCAGCGAGGCAATCTGCGCCTCCACGGCCGTGCGCCGGCGGCCGAGATCCCGCTGCCTGGCTTCGATTTCCTCTTCTCTCACTTTAGCCTCGGCCTTCTCGCGAGCCTCCTGCGACTTTCTGGCTGAACCTGTAAGCACGCCTTCGGACCCCAGGTACACATCCTGCAATTCGATGCCATGATCGGTCAGCAAAAACTCGCGCACCTGGTTGGAGTGCTCCATGCCACGCGATTTGAGAACGTACAGCAGCCGGTTTCGTTCCCCGCCATTCTCAACGTCCCGAAGCAGCAGCCAGGTGTCTACGAGCGATGAAACATCGACATCGGTCTGTTCCAGATAGCCCTCTTTATCGGAGGTCAGACTCGTCAGCAATGCAGTGATATTTTTCATTTTCAGGAAGTCGATAAGACGCGTCAGCATGGTTGAGGCATCTCTGCGGGTTCCTGCCCGGATGACACTGCTGATGGGATCGAAAACGACGACCTGCGGTTGTAAGTCCTCGACCTGTTTGTGAACGGTCGCCAGATGTAATTCCAGCCCCTGGGAAGTCGCACGTTCAGATCGCAAGACCAGAAGGCCCTGCTTGATCCAGGGAGCCAGGTCCAATCCGATCGAACGCATGTTGCGGCTGAGTTGGCCCGGCGACTCCTCCAGAGAAAGATACAGACAGCGTTCGCCCCTTTTGCAGGTTGCATCCACAAACTGTGAAGCGATGCTGGTTTTCCCCCCTTCCGCCGAACCCGACACCAGCACGGTGGTGCCGCGATAATAGCCGCGGCCGCCTAACATGGCATCCAATCGAGGTATCCCCGTGGTGATCCGTTCGTTGCTGGCGGCGTGTTGCAGGCCGAGTGAAGTGATGGGTAAAACGCTGAAACCTTTTTCGTCGATCAGAAACGGGTACTCGTTGGTTCCGTGAACCGATCCCCGGTATTTGACAACTCTGATCCGGCGCGTCGCAATCTCGTCGATCACGCGGTGGTCGAGGACGATCACACAGTCGGAGACGTACTCTTCCAGCCCGTGGCGGGTGAGAGTACCGGCGCCCCGTTCTCCGGTAATAACGGCCGTTACACCCTTCTCTTTCAACCAGCGGAACAGGCGGCGGAGTTCAGCCCGCAAAATTCCTTCATTGGATAAGCCGCTGAACAAGGTCTCGATCGTATCCAGCGCCACGCGTTTGGCGCCAATCGAATCGATGGCATGGCCGAGCCGGATGAACAATCCCTCCAGATCGTAATCCCCGGTCTCCTCGATTTCATGACGCTCGACACGAACGAAGTCAATGGCGAGTTTTTTCTGCTTGACCAGGGCTTCCAGATCGAAACCCAGCGATCGGACGTTTTGCGCCAATTCCCCGGCAGTTTCCTCGAAGGACATGAAGACGCCGGGCTCGCCGTACTGTGTGGCGCCGCGGACCAGGAACTCCATCGAAAGCAGAGTCTTTCCACAGCCTGCACCACCGCATACGAGCGTCGGCCGCCCCCGGGGAAGTCCACCCCCGGTAAGCTCATCTAATCCCTCGATCCCGGTTTTGGCTTTCGGAAACTGTTTTGCCAGCTCCCCGCGACTCTGAGTTGTCTTTGACATGGGCAGTCTGTTGGCGAAGTGACACGAATCAGTGGCACAAATAAAAATGGACTACATATATGAATATATACCGCGGGGGCCGGCGAACAATAGAAAACGAAGTCAGCCAGCCGCCGCTATGCCGCAATGGCGTGCAGCTGCCATGAGACTGCGAAGCTCCTGATGGCGTTGTGCGAAGGGCTTTTTGGATAGGACTTCGACGGCAGCGTTGAATTTCGGGATATCGCCGCCGTTCTGCTGAAGCAAACGCTGGAAAGGCGGCAAGTAGTCATAGTAATTGGCGACGGTGTTGAGTTTGGCGTTATTCAGGTCGCGCGCGAACCAGTCATCGTAGCCGGAATAGCCGCCCCACTTTGTCTTGAGTTCCTCATATTGATGGCGCAAATCATCGAAAACGCGCTGTTTCTCGCGGCGCAATTCGGCTGGCGGGCCCGGCGGGGTTCGAGCAGCCGTGACGCTGCCGTCCTTACCTACCATGTCGCCGTACACTTTTTCCAGCAGGGCGCGGGCGTCCATGACCAGGTGCACGAACTCGTCATCGCGTTGGATTGCGGCGTTATATTGCTCCAACAGACTGGTTTCGCCCCTTGAGCGCAGCCAGAGCCGCGCGCCTTCCTGGCCGACGGTTGTCGCGTAGGCTTCATTGAAGTCGGTATCACCGGCGGCAAAAATGCGCTTGTGGGCAAGTTCGTGGAACAGCAGTTCAGCCAACTCCGCTTCGGTGTTGTCGATGAACGTACTCAGCAGGGGATCCTTGAACCAGCCAAGCGTGGAGTAGGCATCGACGCCGTCGACGTATACGTCGAATCCCTTTTTTGCCAGACCTTTACCGTAATCGTTTGCGCTCTTCTCGGAAAAATAGCCGCGGTACTCGAGGCTCCCGACGAAGGGATACCGCCAGGCCTTGGGCTGAAGTGAAAATTCCGGCGCTGCCTGGACGTCCCAGACGACATACTTCCGGTGCACCTCGACATACTTATCGTAATCGCCATCGACTGGAAGTTTGAGCTCATTCATGGCGAACTGGCGGAGTTGCTGGACGAGCTGCAATTGTTGCCGGAGCTTTTCGGGCGTTTTGGCTTCGGCAATCAGTTTATCTATCGATTGACGGTGCGTGAGCAGCTGGACCTCACCGTGAATGGCTTGCAGGTAATAGCCAAACGGCAGAATCGCCAACCAGACCAGGCAGAGACTTAAAATACCGTTCACTCAAAAAAGCATAGCGCTTTTCGCAGGCGTCCTCCCATCGATACACGATGGGAGTTGACACCCACGCCTGATTTATCAGATCATTCTCCCATCGACAAGCGATGGAAACACAAAATCTACTGCCCGGCACGCTCGATCTCTTGATTTTGAAAACCCTGACGCAAGGCTCGAAACACGGCTACGCGATCGCGGAACATCTCCGCGCCGTTTCCGATGACGTGCTTCAGGTGGGCGAAAGCTCTCTGTATCCGGCCCTGCAGAGGTTGCTGGTCAATGGCTGGGTGAAGGCGGAATGGGGCGCATCGGAAAACAACCGGCGCGCCCGTTATTACACGCTGACGGCGGGCGGCCGCAAGCAGTTGCGCTTCGAAGAACAGGATTTCGACCGGATGATTGCCGCAATCCGGAAAGTCCTGCAGACCGCTTGAGGATCGGATTCTATGGTTAACCTGCTACGCCGGCTCGCATATTGGTTTCGCCAGCGCCGCGCCGATCGCGAGCTGGTGGAAGAAATCGAAACCCACCGGGTGCTCCGGCAAAAAGAGATCGAGAAATCCGGACTGTCTCCGGCCGATGC contains:
- a CDS encoding ATP-binding protein, with the protein product MSLRYKRPESDTVNEEIAELRRRLEEAEETLRAIQSGDVDALVVQAPAGHRIYTLESADRPYRLLVEEMQQGAITLDDNGTVLYSNLRFAEMLGRQQEELIGLPLTEAILAEDRLLYQDSLQKGKSGPSQGEVRIQRADNVPIPVLITFNRLPPDSGAALGALITDLTSQKHHERREALLVMERRARAEAEAANRLKDEFLATVSHELRTPLNAILGWASILRSGAFESEQINAALETIERNARAQKQLIEDLLDVSRIITGKLRLDVRIIDPVAYINAAIDALEPAAGAKGVRITKLLNTAVGEISADADRLQQIVWNLVSNAIKFTSRGGAIEVRLGRLGSDAEIVVADTGKGITQDFLPLVFDRFRQADSTITRSHGGLGLGLSIVRHLVELHGGEVHAYSQGEGQGATFIVKLPLVSRHDRPNSGKAVRPEAIRNALPDVESSDRLKGLSVLAVDDEPDARDLVKIMLERSGASVTVAPSAERALAALNESKFDLIVADIGMPGTDGYQLMQTLRTLPADRGGRTPAVALTAYAGTEDRLRVLRSGYEMHVAKPLEYSELVTVIENIVGRHRQ
- a CDS encoding circadian clock KaiB family protein, with amino-acid sequence MAPGKKYKATKEFEQALKDASNEKYVLRLYLTGMTARSMEALATIRAICEEHLHGRYILEVIDIYKNPSLAKDEQIIAVPTLIKELPKPLRRFVGNLSDEERVLLGLDLRRKTES
- a CDS encoding circadian clock KaiB family protein encodes the protein MKDRKPSKPAGRAGAAKEFPWELRLYVAGRSPKSLFAFSNLKKICEEYLPGQYSIEVIDLLENPQLAAGDEIVAIPTLVRKLPEPLRKIVGDLSNTERTLIGLQLRPGRPGAGSPGAQ
- the kaiC gene encoding circadian clock protein KaiC, which codes for MSKTTQSRGELAKQFPKAKTGIEGLDELTGGGLPRGRPTLVCGGAGCGKTLLSMEFLVRGATQYGEPGVFMSFEETAGELAQNVRSLGFDLEALVKQKKLAIDFVRVERHEIEETGDYDLEGLFIRLGHAIDSIGAKRVALDTIETLFSGLSNEGILRAELRRLFRWLKEKGVTAVITGERGAGTLTRHGLEEYVSDCVIVLDHRVIDEIATRRIRVVKYRGSVHGTNEYPFLIDEKGFSVLPITSLGLQHAASNERITTGIPRLDAMLGGRGYYRGTTVLVSGSAEGGKTSIASQFVDATCKRGERCLYLSLEESPGQLSRNMRSIGLDLAPWIKQGLLVLRSERATSQGLELHLATVHKQVEDLQPQVVVFDPISSVIRAGTRRDASTMLTRLIDFLKMKNITALLTSLTSDKEGYLEQTDVDVSSLVDTWLLLRDVENGGERNRLLYVLKSRGMEHSNQVREFLLTDHGIELQDVYLGSEGVLTGSARKSQEAREKAEAKVREEEIEARQRDLGRRRTAVEAQIASLRKEFEVEEAEAARLIEQLKSQEQVVQDDRERMSVSRQADRDAEDLHLPRRGRRK
- a CDS encoding PadR family transcriptional regulator, producing the protein METQNLLPGTLDLLILKTLTQGSKHGYAIAEHLRAVSDDVLQVGESSLYPALQRLLVNGWVKAEWGASENNRRARYYTLTAGGRKQLRFEEQDFDRMIAAIRKVLQTA
- a CDS encoding aminopeptidase — its product is MNGILSLCLVWLAILPFGYYLQAIHGEVQLLTHRQSIDKLIAEAKTPEKLRQQLQLVQQLRQFAMNELKLPVDGDYDKYVEVHRKYVVWDVQAAPEFSLQPKAWRYPFVGSLEYRGYFSEKSANDYGKGLAKKGFDVYVDGVDAYSTLGWFKDPLLSTFIDNTEAELAELLFHELAHKRIFAAGDTDFNEAYATTVGQEGARLWLRSRGETSLLEQYNAAIQRDDEFVHLVMDARALLEKVYGDMVGKDGSVTAARTPPGPPAELRREKQRVFDDLRHQYEELKTKWGGYSGYDDWFARDLNNAKLNTVANYYDYLPPFQRLLQQNGGDIPKFNAAVEVLSKKPFAQRHQELRSLMAAARHCGIAAAG